AATTTTGTTATATACCCGCGACCAAACCGGCAAATTGCCGCATGCCTATTTTGGTTGGGTAGAAGGCAATCCGATCCAATACTTGCTGCGTTTCATTCTGTTTGGCGAGGGTGATATTGCTGTGGTGACGCGCGAAGTACTTCGTAAGGCTGAAAAGAACCCTCAACTCCGTCCTGCGATTCATGTTGGAGGTTAAGTAATCGTCATCCATTCTGTTCGACCTCATGAACGCGCTGGTTGCACTGACCTTTACGGCAAGAACCCTCAGTAGGCAGAGCAAACCCTCCTGCTGAGGGTAATCACAGCACCCATCTTTCTGATTTGCCAATACGATTTACGTAGGAAATTTAGCGTGACTAGAGTGACGAATGGAGTATCTCAATCCTATGCTCAGCCAGACTGTCTTTTCATCGGCATAGTATGCTGAATTTTCCAGCCAGGATCACAATGGGATAGGGAAAGAATCTGTAACCCCGGAATCCACATGTAGCGCTAAACCCTTAAACTCAATTGTAAATGAGTCATTAATTGAGAATCTGTAGCCTAGAACGATTTTCATTAGCATTTTAAGAAGAATGCGTTTGATTCGTTCGTCGTACCAACCAATAACAGAACGATAACGCTGCAACAATTAAGGCAAGCCCACCTAAATAGAGGTTAGGTGTACTTTTAGCATCGAAGATAATAATCTTTCGGGCAATAACAATTAACGAGGCGGTAATGACTAGCTCAACTTGAATGACATGTCGTTTGAGATAAACGGTAATATTCTCTAGAACTGCAAGGGCAACTAAAACATTAAGAAATAGCCCAAAGAGTTCAATGAGAGTGGTTGAAGGATTTCCACTTAGAGTCAGAAGAATTTGGTTTATCAAAAACACGATTAATTCAACAACTGAAATGAGCAGTACAACAATCATCGCAATCGACAAAATCTTGGCATTAAAAGATCCTACTTGCTTGAGAATTTTCAAAAAATTCTCATCGCTGCTTGCTGCTCTAATCTGCTTGCATAAATCTTGCCATTTCGTCATAGGTTTTCTGAACACAAAAGCTTGTGTGCATTAGTTAACAAACAATTGATAGTCATTGAATACTTACTCATCATTATTGAGATCTTATAGCAATAGTGCGATAAAATCTTCTTGCCATAAATAAAGATCATATGGACAAAGATCAGGAGTACAAGATTTCCTACTTTTGTACCCGTATCAAAATACTCCTCCAATCGGTGCCGTGGATTTCTTTAAGCTTGTTACTCACGGGCTATATTATCCAGGGCTACTTGCTCGCTCAAGTCCATGCTCCCTGGCTGATTTATCTGTCCATCGTCATGGGGTACATTCTATTACAGTTAGTGATCTTCCATCCATGGACACAGCAGGCTAGAAATATAGTCAAGCAGTGGATTAGTTCAGATGCCCTTCGTCTCATCGAAATCTTCGTATTAGTCTTCCTGATCTCCCTTGTGGTGAGCGCTTTAAAGCTATTTGAAGAAATTCTGTTAATCCTAGCAGCAGAAATTCTTGCAAGGCTCGACCTTCAACAAAGAGAACTCAACCAAACGCAAAGAGGTGTAACCTTAACTTTATGTTTTGCAGCAGGTCTAGCGATTGGATCGACAATTCATCAGCTAATGACTCAATCGCTTACATAGTGAGGCTCTATTGCTCAGATAGTAAATCCCCAGCAATCGATAGCATTGAATTGTGATTATGGCACAAGGCGATTCTGCACATCTAAACTTATGAATTGTATTAACCTACTCTCCTATGTTAGCGATCGAGAGATCACCGATTCTCGCTTCAATTCCGAAACTTCTTGCTCTAGTCTGGCAATTCGGCTCAATGGGCCATCGTCGCTGCCGATTCCGAGATATTGCACGATCGCGTTATGGATGACGGCTGAGGGTTGAATGTCGCTGGCGGCTGCCAGTTGTTCGATTTGTGCCTTAATCTCTGGCTCGACTCGACAGCCCACCATTACTTTAGGACTCGACATCGTTGGAATCCCCCGCAATCTTCACAAGCATCGAGGGATTGCGGCAAAGTTCCATTGGAATATTGACGCTCCAAGATCACCGTTGTCCTGAACGATCGCTTGATTGTTCGATCGCTTCAGAATTTGGTTTACGGCTCCCGATCGCGTCGTATAAATCCGCACCACTTTCTCTGCATAGTTGAAAGCGATCGTAGTTTCGTGTTCGTCAATTGACATTTTTTTCTGCTCACCGTCTGTCCCTATTAGTCTAAGCCGAGACTCAGATCGAGAGCATTGATAACTCTATTTAATGGGTACATTTGCTTCCATCTTGCAAGATGTCTCGATCGTCCTGTGCAAAATAAGATCGTCACTTAGTCCAAATACGCCATTTCTAGTCCAGGCATTTCTGAGGCGAGTTAGATTAATCGCTTAAATCATTGCCAGATGTGAATTCTGAGTTTTATTGATTTGATTGAACTTCTGCGGTTATAGCAGAAGTTCAGGGTATTTGTAATATATCTTTGAACCTCATTGACGGTGAGAATGCTCACTATATCTACGTTTCAGCCTTTCAGATACCTTCTTTCCCGGGCTAACGATCGCTCTCCATTTTGACCGATTAGCCTATTGTCAGAATTTATCGATTACCCTTTTCACCAAAAGCGCGTAAGAGCCTAATTTGCGTGGTACGCGACAACTGCATAAACACACAGCGCTAATCGTGAACATCTCACAGAGCAGCCTTAGCGCTACTCAATTCATGATTTGAGCAGTTCACAGCACAAATCGGACTGCTATGTTGACTGGCCTTTTGAATGGAGACCTCTAGATAATGATTACCAAAATGATCACCAACTCTAAAACCGTTTTAGCTTTGACGTTTGTGATCTCTAGCGGATTTACTTTGATAGATTCCGTCATGCACGTGGCGTCAGCAGGGTTCATCGGTGTTCCATCTAACTATGTCTACGACACGAGCGGTCGATCAGGACCCGTTAGCCGCCACGACTACTGTACCAACTCGCCCGACGAGTTCCCGAATCCTTTCGGTAGCAATGCCGACTTTCGCGGACCTTGTGCTCGTCACGACCTTTGCTACGACAGCCCAACCGACAAAAAGAAATGCGACGTGCGTCTCCTTCAGGATATGTATACCAATTGCAAGAATGAATACGGGCCATTCAATCCCGTTCGCCATTCTTGCTTAAAAACGGCAGGGATCTACTTCAAAGCCGTTGTAATCGCCTGGTAGGAGTCAAAGTATTTCAGTCTAGCTAACATCTCCTCCGCAGAAGATGTTAGCTAGGTGCTTCATGCAATAGAAAAGTTTGCTCAAGATGGAATCCCAGATCAAGCGATCGCGCTGATGGAACATAACACCCCTGGCAAAATGCGATATTTTATCGTAATTAAGCGAGAATAATACAAAAGTTCTTTCACGAAGGACAAAAAACAATATGATCGAGCTTCCGCACTTAAATTTGGTTCAGCAGTTGCATTCGGGTATTCAAGATTTGAAGTATCGATACCCCGATCGCTGGAAATCGATGCTTGAATCACTAGCCAATGATCCAAATGTGAATATTGAGCAACTGGCAAAACGACAAACTCCAGCAACGGCAGCGACAAAAGCACCGCTGATCGACTTCAGCGAAGAGCGGATTAAAGAGATTGCGCGACGGGCATACGAGGGACGGTAAAACGCATAACCATAGAAATGCATGAGTGGACGCGACAAACGCCCCAAGATTCAGCGCGATCGCGATCGTGCCACTGTTGCTGAGCTAAGGCTTAAAGGCTGGACTCAGCAGCAAATTGCTGACTATTTAGAGTTAGATCAGTCCACAGTTTCGCGAGATTTGAAAGCCTTGGAGGAGCAGTGGAAAGAATCAGCCTTGCGAGATTTTGACCTTGATCGCGCAATGGAATTAGAGCGGCTACGTTTAGCAGAGCGCGAATTTTGGGACGCATGGCAACGATCGCAACAGTCGAAAGAAACCTCAATCCGTGAGCAACTGAGGAACGCGATCGCGGATGAGCAAGGCGGCTCGATTGCTGGAGATGGTCGCATCAAGATTGCCACTCGAACCGAGCAGAAAACCGGAGAAGCGGTGTTTCTCAATGGCGTGATCAAATGTATCGAACTGAGATCGAAGCTACTCGGACTCTACGCGGAAGGTGCAACGAATCTCGGTGGCTCCATTCATCTGAACGAATCGCAGTTAGGCACGATCGCCGCACTTATGGGAGAGAAAGCAGATGTCTCAGGCAGTTGATCAAGCCTTTGTTCTTCAATTTCTGCGATCGAACCTTGCCGCATATTCGGCTGCAATGTTTTCAGACTTTAAGCCCGGAAGACATCACAAACTGATTGCTGAAAAGCTCGAAGCGGTGAACCGAGGCGAAATCAAACGCCTTTGTGTGACGATGGCTCCGCGTCATGGAAAATCGAAACTCGCGTCTGAACTGTTCCCAAGCTTTTACTTAGGACATCATCCAACGCACCGGATTTTGTCATTATCCTATGGTCAAGATTTGGCGGATGTGTTCGGGCGATCGGTCCGAAACTACATCAAATCTCCGACATTTGGGGCACTGTTCCCAGATTGCAAGCTGTCCCCAGATTCAAATTCGATCAAGCGGTTCAACGTGGTACCAGGCGGCGGCTATGCAGCGATCGGGGTCGGAGGTGCGACCACCGGACGGGGCGCAAATCTGCTGATTCTGGATGACCTAGTTAAAGATAGGCAGCAAGCCGATTCACCCGCATATCGAGAAACGCTGATCGATTGGTACAAATCAGTAGCTCGAACCCGATTACAACCGGACGGCGCGATCGTATTGGTTCAGACCCGCTGGGGCACTACCGATTTTGTTCAGTGGTTGCTTGATGAAACCGAGCATGAAGGATGGGAGACGATTAGCTTACCTGCGATCGCGCTCGAAAATGACGCGCTAGGACGGAAACCCGGTGAGCCACTCTGGGGAGAAGCTTATGATGCAGATGCGCTCTCAGAAATTCGTGCAACGCTTGGATCTCGCGATTGGTGGGCACTGTACCAACAGCAACCGATCAGCGATGCGGATGTTATTTTTGAGAGTCGCTATTTGAAGTTCTATCGAGAATTGCCCCCAAACTTAGAGCTATACCAATCTTGGGATTTAACCTTTGGCGGAATGGGTGAGGGGTCTAGCTGGACGGTCGGGCAAGTCTGGGGAATTCGCGGCAAAGATAAATATTTAGTCGCAATGGACAGAGAGCAGCGCGGATTCAGTTCAACGTTGCAAGCAATTGAATCAATGTGCGATCGCTATCCTGCGACCCGAAAGATTTACATCGAAAACAAAGCAATGGGAAGTGCCGTGATCGAGACGTTGCAGAAGAAACATCCCACCAGAATCACACCTGTGACCCCGATCGCGTCGAAAGAGCAGCGAGCTTATGAAGTCTTGCCGCATTTCGAGCGCGGTGAAGTTCATCTGCCTGATCCATCGCTTTACGGATGGGTGAAACCATTACTGAACGAAATCGAACTCTTTCCCAAAGGTGCGAATGACGACTGCGTTGATAGCATGACCCAATTTCTAAGCCAGAAGCTGAAGAAAGCATCATCTGCGATCGCCGTCGGAAAACTTCAACAGTTCTCAATTCGGTGAAACGCTTGCCATCTGGATATTTGCGAGTCCGCTATGAAGCGTTTTTTATCGCGACATAAGAGAAGGACAATAGGAGCGAATCGCGACGTTAACGAACTGATTTGCACCATACCGAGCAGTCATTGGATGCAGATTTGACAGATTTGAACTGTTGTCCCTAGATGCCTGAGAAAATCCCCGAATAGCATCGGAGATTATCAATGACTTCGGGACATCTGCGGCTCTTTGATCGCATACTTTCGTAGCGAGGTTGTAAGTAGCATCAGGCTGCTTAGCAACCATTAGCCCAATAAGAGCTGTTGCCTCAAGTGCGCGTTGCTTATCCTCTTTAGACTCCTGCACTTCCCTTTGAGACCGATGTTGTCCTAAACGTTGTTCTAAACGTTGTTCTAAAGATTGCGAGAATTCTTGCGTCTTTCTAATACTTTCTTCTGAAAATTCTTCTGCAAAAGCTGCGTCTTTTTCAGGTGTTCGCCAATGGTCAGGGGCGGCTTGTGCTATTCCTGAGAACAGTCCAGACAATATAAAGACCAGCGCTAGATTCTTAAGCATTTCGCATTTTCTCCTTGGGCTTTCGTGTATCAATCTACACTGGGCTTGGATTTTTTTTCTCGTCCTCATTAAAGCTTTTTGATTATTAGGCTTATCAACAGTAGAGCGATCGCTCCCATAAAAAAAAATCCCGCTGATCATAACGATCGCGGGATTTCTGCTCTTATTGACGCGGAAAAATTTGCTCCCATCCATTCTCGAAAATGATTTCATCGACTCGTTCTTTACCAGCCGCGATCGCGGCTTCTGGAGTCCGAAACTGCATCAAGCTTTTCGTTTTGTAGGCGTGTTCAGGCTCGATGAGAGTAAAACCAAATTCGCCATAAAGATCTGATTTTTCTTGCCTTGGAATCACTAAATGATTGCGATATGAAGTGGATTGATCC
The sequence above is a segment of the Cyanobacteria bacterium FACHB-DQ100 genome. Coding sequences within it:
- a CDS encoding phosphate-starvation-inducible PsiE family protein, translating into MTKWQDLCKQIRAASSDENFLKILKQVGSFNAKILSIAMIVVLLISVVELIVFLINQILLTLSGNPSTTLIELFGLFLNVLVALAVLENITVYLKRHVIQVELVITASLIVIARKIIIFDAKSTPNLYLGGLALIVAALSFCYWLVRRTNQTHSS
- a CDS encoding ArsR family transcriptional regulator, encoding MSGRDKRPKIQRDRDRATVAELRLKGWTQQQIADYLELDQSTVSRDLKALEEQWKESALRDFDLDRAMELERLRLAEREFWDAWQRSQQSKETSIREQLRNAIADEQGGSIAGDGRIKIATRTEQKTGEAVFLNGVIKCIELRSKLLGLYAEGATNLGGSIHLNESQLGTIAALMGEKADVSGS
- the terL gene encoding phage terminase large subunit, encoding MSQAVDQAFVLQFLRSNLAAYSAAMFSDFKPGRHHKLIAEKLEAVNRGEIKRLCVTMAPRHGKSKLASELFPSFYLGHHPTHRILSLSYGQDLADVFGRSVRNYIKSPTFGALFPDCKLSPDSNSIKRFNVVPGGGYAAIGVGGATTGRGANLLILDDLVKDRQQADSPAYRETLIDWYKSVARTRLQPDGAIVLVQTRWGTTDFVQWLLDETEHEGWETISLPAIALENDALGRKPGEPLWGEAYDADALSEIRATLGSRDWWALYQQQPISDADVIFESRYLKFYRELPPNLELYQSWDLTFGGMGEGSSWTVGQVWGIRGKDKYLVAMDREQRGFSSTLQAIESMCDRYPATRKIYIENKAMGSAVIETLQKKHPTRITPVTPIASKEQRAYEVLPHFERGEVHLPDPSLYGWVKPLLNEIELFPKGANDDCVDSMTQFLSQKLKKASSAIAVGKLQQFSIR
- a CDS encoding DUF732 domain-containing protein, encoding MKSFSRMDGSKFFRVNKSRNPAIVMISGIFFYGSDRSTVDKPNNQKALMRTRKKIQAQCRLIHESPRRKCEMLKNLALVFILSGLFSGIAQAAPDHWRTPEKDAAFAEEFSEESIRKTQEFSQSLEQRLEQRLGQHRSQREVQESKEDKQRALEATALIGLMVAKQPDATYNLATKVCDQRAADVPKSLIISDAIRGFSQASRDNSSNLSNLHPMTARYGANQFVNVAIRSYCPSLMSR